The DNA window GTCAGGTACAAATCCATTCCCAAAGGTTTATTCTTTTCATTTCTTCTCCCCGGGAGTGGTGAATTCTACTCAGGTTCCAAATTGAAAGGGTTGCTATTTTTTGGCTTTGAAGTTGGCGCATGGGCGTCTTATAAAACCAGCCTTGATAGAGGTAGAAAATGGGAACAAGAATATATAAACATTGCCAATGAGTATTGGGACGAAGACCGGTGGCAAACATGGTGGAACTCCCTTGTACCCAATGACCAGGAAAAATTCCTGGGAGTGGAATTGCCCGATGAGAAAAACTCGGAGTATTACGAGGCAATCGGGATTTATGAAAAATTTAATGCCGGCTGGAAAGATGTACAGTGGGATGCAGGCTCTACCTATACACAACCCTCAGGAAAAAGTTTGAATTTTAACGAGACGCGGCGAAACAGCAACAACAGCCTTAAGTGGGCGACTGCCGCGACATCCTTAATTATAGCGAATCATCTATTAAGCGCAATGGATGCTGCCTGGTCTGTTTTCCGGTATAACAAAAATGTGAAACCAACTGTGAGAGTGAAGTATGTATATGCGAATCCGGAACCGCAGTTATTGACCGGAATTCAGATAGGATTATAAGCCTTTTCGCAGATGGTAATGTGTAAAAAGTCTAACGCCAGTGAACGAAAAGTAAATCCTAAATACTAAGCTCGAATTTCTAAAACAAATCATAAAAACTAAATTACAAATGATCAAAGCGATAAAGGATTAATATTGTTTTCTAATTTCTAATTTCGAAATTGTTTAGAAATTAGTTATTCGGATTTCGGATTTTAGAATCCTTTTCTATCAAAAATAAATTATCGATGAGTACACTATTAGCGCCTATTATCCTAAAAAAATATACAAAATTTAATCTTCCACAAAAGCCACAATCCGTAACGGCCCGCCACTGCCGCCTTTAATTTTCATCGGCAAGGCGATGATAAAAGCGCCAGTCGCCGGTAGTTGATCCAGGTGAGCTACATTCTCGAATCCGGGAATATTTTTTTCGTACAGAATTTGATGGGTTTCAAACAACGTCGATTGGCCATAATCGATACTTGGCGTATCCAGTCCAACCGCCTTTATATTTCGATTTTCAACCAGCCATTTTGCCGCTTCCGGATCGATACCCGGAAAATGTAGCAGGGGAACGGCATCCGGACCAACCTGGTCTGTGCCCATATATTTCTTCCTATCCGGCCAGAATTGGCCATAACCCGTATAAAATAGTAAAATAGCGCCATCCTGTATCTGACCGTGCCGGGTTTCCCAGTCAGTTAAATCGGCTACACTGATCAAATAATCCGGATTTGCCAGGGCAGCACTTGATACATCAATTACTGCTGCAGTTCCGATTAATTGATCAAGTGTCAACTGCTCAACAGACTTTTTTCCTTCAGAAAAATGAATTGGAGAATCCAGGTGTGTGCCGCCATGTTCCGCTGCGCTGAAGTTATTGGCGGTATAGTAATAGCCACCCTCCGTCATGCCAGTGGCAACAACCTCCAATTTAAATCCTTCGGCAGTTGGCCAATAAATCGTTTCAGATGAAAAATCGTGCGTGAGATCGATCCATTCCCCTTTGGTAAAGGGTTCCTGGTTGCCACATGCTAGAAGAAATAATAAGAAAATCAAAAGTAAAAACGACCGATGATTGAATTGCATATTTACCTCCTTACTCTATGAAATTGAAATATGTGAAATATGAAATAGAATGTTTGTTTTTGATTAATGTACCATTGAATTTATTGGAAAAAAAGCAAAAAGTATAAATTAAATTGTTTCGAAAAGTTATTTTAAACCAAGCATTCAAAGTATTCTGGCTTTAAATTTCACCGGTTGTTTGTCCTCATTTGTTCATGCAGGAGTATTCATTTTTTACGTTCTGCTTTGAATAAGGAGATTGTGTGAAAACTAATTGAGCTATTGAGTTTCACGGAGCGGCCTTTGGCCGCAACCAAATAATTAAGCCACGGATTTTCAACTGATTGACACTGATAAAATCCGTTTAGAAAAAAAATTAAAAATCATACCATTCAATTTGAAATTTGTAGAATTGTTTTATGTTGGGAAAGTGAAATTTAGAGCTCCATTTATTAAAACTTGTGCGCCTACTGGCGTATTCGTGTATTATCTGTGTTCACCCTGTTAGATACAATTCTTTAGTATTTTCTGGTAAACTTGATGCTTTTATCTAACGGGGTGAATCCGTGGCTATATTATTGTTTTTATGTTTTTATTTAAAACCCATGTTGTTTGTTGATCTGTGTGATTATCTTGGCCAACCAAAACTTTGCAAAAAAAATAACATGATATTGCCGGCTTGTAGTACGAAATTACCACAGAATTAAAAACCTTCAAAGAATGACATTCAAGTCGCAGCCCCTTAATGACACTAAGCACATATTTGGTCTTATTGAGATTGGGACTCCTGGGGCTATGAATTCAGATTGACAAAAATAAAAAACAAAGTGCTTGCGTTTTGAAATTAATTTAGGTAATCTTATATTAAAATTCGGGAAAATATAATTTCTTCTTGT is part of the candidate division KSB1 bacterium genome and encodes:
- a CDS encoding cyclase family protein — translated: MQFNHRSFLLLIFLLFLLACGNQEPFTKGEWIDLTHDFSSETIYWPTAEGFKLEVVATGMTEGGYYYTANNFSAAEHGGTHLDSPIHFSEGKKSVEQLTLDQLIGTAAVIDVSSAALANPDYLISVADLTDWETRHGQIQDGAILLFYTGYGQFWPDRKKYMGTDQVGPDAVPLLHFPGIDPEAAKWLVENRNIKAVGLDTPSIDYGQSTLFETHQILYEKNIPGFENVAHLDQLPATGAFIIALPMKIKGGSGGPLRIVAFVED